The genomic segment GACCCCTGCAACGGGTTCTCGTTCTTCGACAAGCCCCACTCCTTGTTGATGATCATCTGGATGGCCAGCGCGCGCCGCACCGAGCTCTCCGTCGGCGTGGTGATGGCCTCGTCGTAGGCGTTGGTGTGCAGCGAGTTCGCGTTGTCGTACAGGGCACACAGCGCCTGCAGGGTGGTGCGGATGTCGTTGAAGCTCATCTCCTGCGCGTGCAGGGAGCGCCCGGAGGTCTGGACGTGGTACTTGAGCTTCTGCGACCGCTCGTTCGCACCGTAGCGGTCGCGCATGGCGACGGCCCAGATCCGGCGGGCGACCCGGCCCAGCACCGAGTACTCGGCGTCCATGCCGTTGGAGAAGAAGAACGACAGGTTGGGCGCGAAGTCGTCGATGTGCATGCCCCGGGCCAGATAGGACTCCACGTAGGTGAAGCCGTTGGCGAGGGTGAACGCGAGCTGCGTGATCGGGTTCGCCCCGGCCTCGGCGATGTGGTAACCCGAGATCGACACCGAGTAGAAGTTGCGGACCTCGTTGGCGATGAACCACTCCTGGATGTCCGACATCATCCGCAGCGAGAACTCGGTGGAGAAGATGCAGGTGTTCTGCCCCTGGTCCTCCTTCAGAATGTCGGCCTGCACGGTGCCCCGCACCTGCCGCAGCGTCCACGCGCGAAGCTCGGCGGCCTCCTCCTCCGTGGGCTCGCGGCCGTGCTCCTCGCGGAAGGCGTCCATCCGCTGGTCGATCGCCGTGTTGAGGAAGAACGCCAGGATCGTCGGCGCCGGGCCGTTGATGGTCATCGACACCGACGTGGTCGGTGCGGTCAGGTCGAACCCGTCGTAGAGGGCCTTCATGTCGTCGAGCGTCGCGATGGAGACACCCGACGTGCCCACCTTGCCGTAGATGTCCGGACGCGTGTCCGGGTCCCAGCCGTAGAGCGTCACCGAGTCGAACGCGGTGGACAGCCGCTTGGCCTCCGAGTCGGACGAGAGGTACTTGAAGCGGCGGTTGGTCCGGAAGGCGTCGCCCTCGCCCGCGAACATCCGGGCCGGGTCCTCGCCCTCACGCTTGAACGGGAACACGCCCGCGGTGAAGGGGAAGTACCCGGGCAGGTGCTCGCGGCGCAGGAACGACAGCAGCTCGCCGGGCTCGGTGTACCGCGGCAACGCGACCCTCGGGATGCGGCTGCCCGACAGCGTGTCCCGCCACAGCGACGTGCGGATCTCCTTGTCGCGCACCCTGAAGACGAGCTCGTCACCGCGGTACTGCTCGGCCAGCTCGTCCCAGCTCTCCAACAGCGCGGTGGTCTCGGAGTCGACCTCGGCGTCGGCCTTCTCCAAGAGCCGGTCGACGTCCTCGGTGGCGGCGTTCTCCGCGACCAGCGCGTCGCGCACGGCGCGCAGCTGCGCCCGCTTCCGCACCGCCTCGACCTGCGTGCGGGTGCGCTCGTGGTAGCGGCGCACCGTCTCGGCGATCTCGGCGAGGTAGCGGGTACGGCTACCGGGGGATCACGACGCTGGTGTCGGTGGACACCTTGCCCTCGATGGCCGGCAGCATGCCGGCCGAGACGGACAGTCCGCTGCCGGAGAGCAGGTCGCGCAGATGCTGGTAGAGCGCCGTGACGCCGTCGTCGTTGAACTTCGCGGCGCTCGTACCGAAAACCGGCATGTCCTCGGGCGAGGTGCCGAACTGCTCCCGGTTGCGCACCATCTGGCGCGCCACGTCCCTGCGCGCGTCCTCGGCGCCACGCCGCTCGAACTTGTTGATCGCCACCACGTCGGCGAAGTCGAGCATGTCGATCTTCTCCAGCTGCGACGCGGCACCGAACTCGGGCGTCATCACGTACAGCGTGTGGTCGACGTGGTCCACGACGCCCGCGTCGCCCTGCCCGATACCGGGCGTCTCGACGATCACCAGGTCGTAGCCGGCCGCCTTGCACGCCTTCACCGCGTCGTCGAGCCCGGTGGGGATCTCCGAACCCGCGCCACGCGTGGCGAGCGAGCGGAAGTACACCCGGTCCCCGGTGAGGCTGTTCATGCGGATGCGGTCGCCCAGCAGCGCTCCACCGCCCCGGCGCCGGGTGGGGTCGACGGCCAGCACGGCGATCCGGAGCTTGTCCTCCTGGTCGAGCCGGAAGCGCCGGATCAGCTCGTCGGTCAGCGACGACTTCCCCGAACCGCCCGTGCCCGTGATCCCGAGCACCGGAACGGTGCGCGCCGAGGCGGCCTCGGCGATCGCGTCCCGCCAACCCTCCGGCAGCGTGCCGTGCTGCAGCTGCGTGATGGCCCGCGCGAGAGTCGGCATGTCACCGGACAGCAGTGCGTCCACCGAGCCGGGTTGGTCGGCCGACAGGTCCACGTCGCACTCGCGGATCATCAGGTTGATCATGCCGGGGAGGCCGAGTTCGAGACCGTCGTCGGGGGAGAAGATCCGGGCTACTCCACGCGAGTGCAGCAGCTCGATCTCGTCGCGCACGATGACCCCGCCACCGCCGCCGTAGACGCGGATGTGGCCCGCACCGCGCTCCCGCAGCAGGTCCACGAGGTAGCTGAAGTACTCGACGTGCCCGCCTTGGTACGCGCTGATGGCGACACCCTGGACGTCCTCCGAGATGGCAGCGGTGACCACCTCGTCGACCGAACGGTTGTGTCCGAGGTGCACCACCTCGGCCCCCTGCGACTGCAGGATGCGCCGCATGATGTTGATCGACGCGTCGTGCCCGTCGAACAGGCTCGCAGCGGTCACGAACCGGACGGGGTGCACGGGTCGATGGAGTTCGGAGGTCATGCCTCCAAAATACTAGGACTTCCGACTTTCTGAGAACCGAGCGACAGCGTGATGCGGGCCTCATGGACCCGGATCGGTTCAGGACGCCGAGTTCGCCGCCCGCAGCGCGATCCACTTCCGCATGGCGTACTCCACCAGCGTGATGAGCGTCTGCTTCGTGGACTCCCGATCACGGGCATCGCATCGCACGATGGGAATACTCGGATCGATCGACAGCGCCTCGCGGACGTCGTTCAGGTCGTGCTGCAGGATGCCGTCGAACGTGTTGACGCCGACGATGTAGGGCAGACCACGGTCCTCGAAGAAGTCCACGGGCGCGAACGAGTCGGCCAGCCGCCGCGTGTCCGCGATGACCACCGCCCCGATGGCTCCCCGTACGAGGTCGTCCCACATGAACCAGAACCGCTGCTGGCCGGGCGTTCCGAACAGGTAGAGGATGAGGTCCTCGTCCAGGGAGACCCTGCCGAAGTCCATGGCCACCGTCGTGGTCGCCTTGTTCGGCGTCGCCCCGAGGTCGTCGATGCCCGTGCTCGCATCGGTCATCATCGCCTCGGTGGTCAACGGAACGATCTCGGACACCGAGCCGACGAACGTCGTCTTGCCAGCGCCGAACCCGCCCGCCACGACGATCTTGGCGGACGTCATCGTCTTCGACGCGGCTTCGCGCGGTGCCTTAAAGCCGGCGGAGTCCACTCAACACCCTTTCCATCAACGTCAGGTGCGCCTCGGCGCTTTCGTCACCGCTGACGGTCCTGTGCACGGTGACAAGCCCCGCGTCGGCCGCATCGCTGATCAGCACCCGGGCCACACCCAGTGGGACCCGGAGCCGGGAGGCGATCTCCGCGACCGACTGTGGGGTACGACATTCTTCCATGATCACCTGAAGCTCGATTTGCTCGGGCACCGCCAGCAATGCCGCGGCCCTCGTGGAGATCAACGTCTCCAGCTCCAGGTGGTAGTTCGCCCTGGTCCGGCCGCCGGTGAGGGCGTAAGGACGGACGACACCGATCTCCTCCGTCGGCTGCAACGGGATAGCTTCGACTGCCACAGGTTGCTCCTTGGTGTTCGCTCGGTCCTCGCCGTCTCCGCACTGCGACCGGGATCGCTCGGAAACCCCCTCCACCCGCTCCGGACCGGCCGACGCCCTCTCGGCGTCCGGCTCCCGGGGGGTCGAGGGCCCCGTGCTCATCCCGCGGTCACCCCACCGGTTCGCCGACCCGCGGTCCGCCCGAACCCTGGAGTTGCGCCCGAAGCTCCGGCGTGAGGAGCTGTCCCACCCGATCGACCAGCAACGTCATCTCGTACGCGACCTGTCCGATGTCGCAGTTCGGAGCGGCGAGCACGGCGAGACACGACCCGTCGCTGATCGACATGAGGACCATGATCCCGAGTTCCATCTCGACGACGGTCTCCGTCACGGCACCGGCCTCGAAGCACCGCGCCGCCCCCTGGGTGAGGCTGACCAGACCGGATGCCACCGCCGCGAGCTGGTCAGCGCGGTCGAGCGGCAGCCGGTTCGACGACGTCAGCAGCAGACCGTCGGCCGACACCACCACGGCGTGCGCCACACCGGGCACCCGCTCGGCGAAGTCGTTGACCAGCCATCCGAACTGGTTCTGCTGAGGCGCGGAGCGATCCGACACGGTCATTCACCCTCCAGTCTTTCGTCTGCGTTGTCGGTCTCACTGGTGACGTGATGCCGACCTCTGCGGACTCCCTGTTGAAAGCTCGCCAGCCTCCCTCGCACGTCGGCGGGGTCTCTCGGCAGCCCCCGACGCGGTTCCGCCCGCCCCTCGGGGGCCGCGCTGCCGGGTAGCAGCCTCTCCCCACGGCGTCGTCTGGGCAAACCGGCAGCCGTGTAACTCGTCGGCTCCGCCCGGGAGACCTCCTCGACCGCCCGCCAGCGCTCGTCGGCGGCGAAAGCCCAGCTCGTGGCCCCCTCGTCGGGTGTCTGGTCACCCGACGACGGGGCGTCGGCACCGTCCTCT from the Saccharomonospora azurea NA-128 genome contains:
- a CDS encoding GTP-binding protein, with translation MDSAGFKAPREAASKTMTSAKIVVAGGFGAGKTTFVGSVSEIVPLTTEAMMTDASTGIDDLGATPNKATTTVAMDFGRVSLDEDLILYLFGTPGQQRFWFMWDDLVRGAIGAVVIADTRRLADSFAPVDFFEDRGLPYIVGVNTFDGILQHDLNDVREALSIDPSIPIVRCDARDRESTKQTLITLVEYAMRKWIALRAANSAS
- a CDS encoding DUF742 domain-containing protein — its product is MAVEAIPLQPTEEIGVVRPYALTGGRTRANYHLELETLISTRAAALLAVPEQIELQVIMEECRTPQSVAEIASRLRVPLGVARVLISDAADAGLVTVHRTVSGDESAEAHLTLMERVLSGLRRL
- a CDS encoding roadblock/LC7 domain-containing protein, whose translation is MTVSDRSAPQQNQFGWLVNDFAERVPGVAHAVVVSADGLLLTSSNRLPLDRADQLAAVASGLVSLTQGAARCFEAGAVTETVVEMELGIMVLMSISDGSCLAVLAAPNCDIGQVAYEMTLLVDRVGQLLTPELRAQLQGSGGPRVGEPVG